The bacterium genome contains the following window.
CGCTTCTTTAATCGCTTGAAGGATGCTATTGGTCTCGCTTTTTAGATAACTGCGAAGGAAGGTCTGAACCGCGAGTTCCGCGGCGATTTGCCCCGCATTATGACCGCCCATCCCATCTGCCACTATGAATACCGCTCCCTTCTTCTCTAAAAGGCTTTCTTCCTCAGGAATGAAAAACTCCATCTTATCCTCGTTATTCTCCCTCACCTTGCCCAGCATGCTCCTCCCGGCAACCTTGAAATGAAAGGGAGGAAGTTTAACCGCCTTCAGCTTCTCTGTCTTCTCCTCTATCTTCGTCCGGGAGTCTGAAGACAAGCTTCGTCCCTCCTATCTCAATGATTGCCCCATCCTCTAAAGCGGTTTTCACTCCCCTCTCAATCTCCTTCCCGTTGAGGAAAGTGCCATTGGTTGAGCCGAGGTCTTCTATGAAGGCTCCTTCTTCCTCTATGTAAATCTTGCAATGTCTACCCGAGACATAGGGATTGGGGACGATGAGGTCGCCCTCCCTCCTACCTATTAGGAATTCCTCCTTAGTTATTGGGATTTCCTCCCCCTCAAGGATAAGGATTGCTTTGGCTGGAATTTCCTCCTTTTTACAAGGAGGATAGGAAAAGCGGAAAGTGGAATCGCCGAAGGATAGGGTGTCTCCGTCATAGACTTGGGTTTTTGCTCCGGGAGAGAGACGAACTCC
Protein-coding sequences here:
- a CDS encoding FHA domain-containing protein, whose amino-acid sequence is MSEETVALQPIECPICHFQNPPGEKFCQDCGFLLGSEAGEWEEKEEEPQPLLIAPDGREYTLKEGENLVGRESADILLFYDKSVSRKHALIILEGDKCYVQDLGSTNGTFLNGVRLSPGAKTQVYDGDTLSFGDSTFRFSYPPCKKEEIPAKAILILEGEEIPITKEEFLIGRREGDLIVPNPYVSGRHCKIYIEEEGAFIEDLGSTNGTFLNGKEIERGVKTALEDGAIIEIGGTKLVFRLPDEDRGEDREAEGG